From the genome of Bacteroidota bacterium:
AGAAGACGACAATGTCCATCGGAAATTTTTCCGGACGAAGATGCGTATTAAAGAAATGGATCGTAAAGATGAATCCTGTTGCCAGTAACGCTTCATCACTGTGAATAATTGTAGCAACATTCAGCGCCCATCCCGGAAGAAATTTTGTAAAGAATTCCGGGAACCAGAGAGTTGCTCCGGTCGAACCGATGACAAAAACTCCCCAGAAGACGGCAAAGTAATCGAACTTTTCCCAATAGGTCCATCTGCCGTATTGCGGACGCGGGCCTTTTCCAATGAACCATTTCACCGAATCAATTGCATCAAACAAATCCTTCTTCATCGGTATGAGGGAATCTTTTCCAAAGAGAAGATTTTTCCAGGTGCCGAACTCTTTCTTCCTTCTTCGGAACAAATCATAAATGTGCGTCACAAAAATACCAACCAGAAATGTTGCCGCAACACGATGGACATAACCGGCTGATTCAAATCCTCCAAAAAATCTTGATACGATGCTTGCCCAGCCGGTATAGGAAAACTTCAACGTCATTCCGGTCAATGCAAGCGAGATGAAACTGACAACCATGACGATGTGCAGGATTCGATTTAATCTGCTGAAGCGTTGATACTGTGGTTCATTGGCATGTTCTTGCTCAACTTTAATATGCTCTTTCCTCATCTGCCATGCACGGGGAAGCCACAAAAGCGTATGCACTCCAAAAATAGCAAATGTTCCCACCACAAGAGATGTCATAGCCCAAAATACCCAAAAGAGAATTGGATACTTATCAGGATCGTGGTGAGTAGCGTGTGTTAAATAACCGGCAAATCTTCTATTTGCACCGGGATGACATTTCTGACAAGTCTGCACTACATTTTGCCTGCTTAAATGTGATTCCGGATTAGCAATCGGCAAAATATCGTGCGAACCATGACAATCGTAACATTTTGCCGTCTTTGTATATCCGAGTTGCGCCACCTTCCCATGATATGTTTCGAAATATGTTTTGGTAATCTCATCATGGCATTTTCCGCAGGTTGTCATTACTCCAAGTTTAAACCCTTGTGCATCAGTGCGATTGATGGTGTGAGCGGTATGGCAATCGTTACAAACAGGTAAAGGCTTATCCGATTTGGAAACCAATCGAGAGTGTATGCTCTTCGAAAATTTTTCTTCAATGCCGTGATGACATTTGCCACAGGTTGTTGGAAGATTTTTAGCGTTGACGCTCGACGTTGTATCCGATTTTGGTAGTTCGCGATGTGACGTGTGACAGTCTGTACATTTAGCGGTGACGGTCAATCCGCTCTTTGCCAAACCTTTACCATGAATACTTTCCGCATAGTGATTGATAATGTCGTGCTGCTCACCTTTGTAGCGTAACGCAGCTTTCTTTCCTTCCTGATGGCAGCGTGCGCATAGAGTCGGGACATTAATGGAAAATATCGGTGATGATGGATCAGCTTTCCCTTTCACTCCGTGAGTTCCGTGACATTCCTTACAGGTTGGAGCATTCTGATCATTTTTTGCAAAAAATTTGCCATGCGTACTCAGTTTATATTGGTCACCCACTTCCGTATGGCATTGGGCACAATCAACTTTTTTTGTGATTGCATCGCAGGGACGAGTGTGTGAAGATTTTACTTCGCTGTGACATTGACTGCAGGCTATCTTGGGGCCATGTTTCGAAGCGGCATATTCGCTGACATCAACAAACAGGGAACGACCGTCTTTTGAAGACTTCACATCTTTTTTCTCATGGCATGTCAAACAATCTTTGTTTGCCATTCCTTGATCGTAAAACACTTTTCGTGCTTTATGCGGTTGATGGCAATCTACACAGGCAGGAAGAACATTTGCCTCTTTTTCCCAGAGCTTTCCATTAATCACTTTTCGATGGACAGCTTCAATTTGCGAATGACATTTTTGACATGTGTTGGCAATATTTTTTCTGTTAATAGAAGATCGTGGATCGGTATGCGGAAGAATAAGATGCGGTGAATGACATGATGCGCACGTTGCGGCAACGGATAATCCTTTTTTCAACAATCCTTCCCCGTGGATGCTTTCCGTATAATTCTCAATGATATGGTCTTGAGAGATGATTCCGCGCCGCATCACCGAAGTACCTTCTTTATGGCATTTACCGCAGGTATACGGAACCTTCATCGGTGAAACGGGAGAACGTTGATCCTTCACAGTCAGAATATCATGTTTCCCGTGGCAGTCGCTGCACGATGGTGCAAGAGGATCTCCTTTTGCTTTCAGCTTACCGTGGCGGCATTGTTCAAACAGTGCTTGCTGTGTATCGTGACAAGTACCGCATTGCACCGGAGTGATTGTTTCTTTGTGAGGAAGATTATTTGGATCGAATCCTTCGTGACAGGAAACGCATTCCAAGTCTTTGTGAATGGAAGTTCCGAATTTCTTTTCATCCACAAACAGCGGAATGGACTTCCCATTTTTTTCCATGGTCAGTGTATGGTCAGTATGACAAGCAAGGCACTCAGCCTTGTCTTGTGCATACACTGCCTCTGACAACAGGAGCAATCCTAAACAAACGGAAAGGGTAAAAATAAAAGATCGAATTGTCATGCGATGAGTTTTGTTTATTGAGCGTCCTTTTCCTTGGATTCTTTCTCTTCCTTGGATAATTCCTGTTCCTTAATCCTTCGCAATTCCAACGGATGTTCGTCGGCCATCTCCTCTTCTGAAATTGTTCCTTTCCACCAGGCAAGATTCATCGGATAGATATCCGGATTAAAGATAATGAAATAGAAATGCCACACAATAATTGCCAACGTTGCCAGCCATGCTTCGTAATAATGAACAACCCGTGCAACATCCCACCACGATTTTCCAATAATATTGATAAATGTTACATCAAACCAAAGAATAAACCCGGTAAACCCCATCACCATCGTTCCCCAGATCAACGCCCAATATTCCGCTTTTTCAATGTAACTGAATCGGTCAAGCAACGGTTTTTCCTTCGTAATGCCAAGATTGTATTTCGCTACATTCAGCGCATCATACACATCGGAAATCTTTGGTAATAAATCGCGAATCAACTGTTTACCGCGGGGAACAACGAAGATATAATAGATATGATATAACGAAGCCAAAATGATAATCACCGCAGAGGTGCGATGGATAATCCCACGAATATCGAATACTGATTCACTGATGGACCGGATGCTGACAACCCACCATGCATCGGGATACCGAAGCATGAATCCTGTCAACACTAGCGTGATGAAACTCAGTGCGAGCGCACCATGCTGGAATCGTTCGTTCAACGTCATTCGGACATATAAACTGTGTCCGATCTCATCCTCTTCGTAATCATAACCATGACGGCGATGACGTAAACGGCGTTTTGATTTGCGTCTGAAGTCGAGAAGATTGTGAATGGCCATTCCACCAATCGTCACAACAATCAATACAACATACAGATTCGACACAAAATAAATCAATTCATCTTCACTGTCCGACTGTGTGGTAATGTGTACTGCACCAACGGCAAAATTCTGTCCGGCTCCCGGATGACATTTTCCACAGGTGACGGCGAGATTGGATTTATGCACCCGTGAAAGTGAATCGCTCGACGGAAGAATATCGTGGAATCCATGGCAGCTTGCACAGTTTGCCGCTTCTTTGCTTCCGGATTTTACCGCAAGTCCATGATAACTATCATTGAATGTTTTTGCCCTACCGGTTGGAAGTCCGAATTTTTCGGACATCTTTACAGAACTATGACAGGGTGAACAGACTTCCTCAGAAACGTGTAATTTCGAAACAGGAGAATTCGGATCTTTTGTGCTTAATAATTTATGTTCTCCATGACAATCCGTACAGACCGGAGATGCATTATTTCCTTTTGCAAACGCTTTTGCGTGAATACTTGTTTTATATGTCTTAACAATATCCGCATGACACTGCGAACAGGTGGCGGGAATATTATGTTTATTGACTTTTGAATCTGCATGAGAACCTTTTTGCATATCATGACTGCTATGACAACTCACACAATTAGCCGCTTTACCATTTCCTGCTTTCAATGCTTTCGCATGAACGCTCTGTTCGTATGCATGAACGAATTCAGAAGCAACATCCTGTGTTGATTCTTTTTTTCCATGGCACGTTATACACATTTTTTCTTGCGCCACTTTTACGGCCACGGTATCTTTTCGCGCACCATTTGTCGGCATCAATACCGAATGGCACTTGACGCAGTTTGGAGCATTCGGAACTTTTGCCGCAAGAGCATCTCCGTGTGCTGATTTTAAAAACTTTTCTTTTTCACCGGCATGACATGTTCCGCAAGCATTCACAATATTAGCACGATTGAATTTTGATCCTTCCACTTTCGGAGAGACTACGTCATGTTTACCGTGACATTGTTTACAATTCTTACTCGGATCGGAGGTTGGGCTAAGAACTGTTTTGTGAAATTTATGCTTTTGTACATCTTTTTGATGGCACGTTGCACATTGAACAGGCTGAATTGTTTCCTTGTGAGGAATATTATTTGGATCAAATCCGGTATGGCAGGTAGTGCAATTGAATTTTTTGTGCGGTGAATTTTTTAGGTGGTCGTCATTGACAAACAGCGAAATGGTTTTCCCGTTTTTCTCCATCGTTAAAGAGTTGTCCGAATGACATGCAAGACAATCTTCTTTCGTTTGGGAAATTGCTGTGAGGTTGAAAAGAAAGAGAAAAGGAAGTATGCGTAAAAACATCTGGTATGCCTTAATTATCGTCTAAAGATCTTGAAAAAAACCTGAAAACACTGCACATCAAGAGACAAAGATTGTGCCGTCTATTTTCGATTAAAAATTCAACATTTTTGTTGGTTATTTTTTCAATTTTGACTCAATCTTATATTGCTTTTCTATAAATGAGAGGATTTTCACTGATTGAAGTAAATGTATAGAATATTCAGACAAATTACTCCGATTTAACAATGCGTTTCTCATTTTATTATGTTTCAAAAGGATGAATTCTTTTCGGAAAAAACGAGTAGAAAATACTGAGGTAAGAATACTCTATATCACTACAGAAAGTATATGTGGAAGAACAAAATACAGCACGGGGACACTTTTTCGAAAGGATTTCAGAATTGATTTTCTAGTACACTCGTCGGGAGTCGAACCCGAAACCTTCGGCTTCGGAGGCCGACGCTCTATCCAATTGAGCTACGAGTGCAGGTTTGTATTCCTAATTTACAAGAATCAAAATTAGGGAACAATATAATTCTCATCTTCAAAGAAGTGATATATTATTAGAAGTGATCTCAAAAATGAATTTTATTGTCATTCTCTACGAGTCGTAGACCGAACGAAGTCCCAAAGGGACGAATGAGGAATCTCGTTTTTATAATTGAAAACAAAATCGAGATTTCTCGATGCTTCGCATCTCGAAATGACAATGATTAGGTATTTTTGAGACTACTTCTAATGAAAGAATATTTCGTCCCTAACGGGACTTGACAATTGATTCGCTTGATTTTCTACAAATATCTCGTCTCTACCGGGACATCGGAACAAGCAAATGAGTCCAGGATTTTATCGGTTTTAAAAAGCACCGTAGGCACGTAATATTTGTAGAACATTACAATTTCCAAATTGAGAGTCCCTTTAGGTCGACGACTCGACTCGTCGAAGATGAGATAAGAAGAATTTTCAGTTTTGCGTAACATCAGTTACTTATTATTTACTCCATTGATCGGTCCTGAAGGAAGATGCGGGAAGTCCGTATTTATTGAACAACGTCCCCTCTACAATATTATGCCATGCGTACCGTACCGCAATTGGATGAAGAACCTCTGCGGAAGTGACAATTAATTTATCTTTTTTCACAATTACTGTTGCAGGTTTAAAAATGCTATCCTCTCCAGCAATTTGAACGTAATGTTTATTATTTTTAAGTATTAACCTTAATCCATCCGCATGATCAAAACTAATAATGATTGTGTTTTTAGAAATTTTGAATGATTTATACAACGGACCTGAATATTGCTTCTTCTTTTTATAATCCTTTGCCAGTGCCCATCGTGCAAGACGTTCACCCACTTCCTGTTTCTGTTTAGGATGAATATCTGAACTGTCCCCGATATCCATCGTCACGACCATTCCCGTTCCGGGAACAGAGAGCGTTTGAAATTGTGCTTCCCGTAAAAATTGTGACGGCGTCCTGTCCCCATATTGGAACGGAGCGATTTGAACAAAATAGAACGGAAAATTAATTTTCCAATCTTCTCTCCAATTTTTGATCATCAATGAAAACAATGCTTTGTATACTTCCGGCTTCCGGGTATTGCCTTCCCCTTGATACCATATCGCCCCTTTGATTGTGTATGGAATTAATGGTGCGATCATGCCATTATAGAGAGCAGTAGGCATTTGAAAAGAGACTTCCAATCCCAGCGGTGGACGGTGTTCAAGCTCATTAGTTGTGAGACTGAACAGATACAATTTATTATCTCTGAATTCCGCTGCGGGCATATATTTCCATTCACCAGTAAGAGAAATTTTTTCTTCGCTTTCGGCAGGATGAACATTCATTTCAGCACCAGGACCGTACAACCCTCCCCCTGCAATTAGATCAATCACCCGCACGGCGATGGAAAGAATGGAATCCTGAATTATTCCGGCAGGAAGAGTGTATTTTCGCAAGACATTCCAACCGGAACCTGTGTCCACTCCTCCCACATTGATGCCGTTAACATACGTCGCATCGTAATCATCAATCGGTCCGAGTTCCATGATCAGCTCTTTATTCCGCCATTCGTTCGGTATCTGAATCTGTTTTCGGAACCAGATGACACCGTTAAAATTTCCAACCTGTGTCTCTTCCCAAAGTGTCGGAAGATCCATGCGTGCCCAGCTGCTGTCCTGGTAATTTTTTCCCGTCACAATGGAATCATTCAAATCCAGCGATTTCCAATTAGTGGTGATCCTTCGTTGTTCCACATCGAGAATTTTATGCGATTCCATCCATGAGATAAATATTTCGTAATCTCTTTTGCTCTTCGCAACCTGTTCGGAAAAATTCTTATAATCTTCATGCATCGATATGTATAGTTCGTTTGTCCATGCCTCAACAGGAGTTCCTCCCCACGTCGACTGAATCAAACCAATCGGTACCTTTAGTTCGTGAAACAGATTTCTTCCAAAAAAATACCCAGCCGCGCTGAATGATGCCGCCGTTGCGGGTGTGCACACCTGCCAAGTACCGGTGCAATTAAACTGCGGCGTTGAGGCAATCGTCCGCTTTACGGTAAACAGTCTGATCATAGGATAGTTTGCTTCCCGCAGTGCGCTCACGGTATCAGTCGGAGGCCATCCTTCCACCGGCATATCCATATTGGACTGGCCGGAACAAATCCATACTTCGCCAATTAACACGTTAGTATAGACGATCGTTGAATCGCCAATACGCAGATTCACAGTGTATGGACCGCCGGCTTTAGGGGTTGAAATAAACGTTTTCCATGCACTATCGGCGCCAACAACTGCTTTCCCCTTTGCTCCCCACGATGTTGATATATCGACATTCTGCTTCGGAACAGCCCTGCCCCAGATTGGAACGCTGGACTTTTGCTGAAGGACCATATTAGTGGAAAATATCGCCGGCATTTGCAAATAGTCAGTGGAATCAGACTGAGCTGAAACGAGTGCAAAACAAATAACTATGCTGAAGAATAATTTCATAAGCGTGAGGATTATGTGATAGTGAGTAACGGGGACTTTTTCAAATACAGAAATGAACGGAAAGTCACTGTTTGTATAATTTATATTGTATCAGATTTTTTTCCTCTATGCAATCACACGAACGTGTTATTTTCTTAACTCACTGGAAATACTATTTAACTGATGTGATACATTGCGATGGAATCAAAAAAATAAATGTTATATCAAATGAGTGACAAACTACCGAGACAGAATAGCAACAAAAAAAACCTCCGACATCAACGATATATAACGATACGTCTTATCAGAAAATTACATTGTCCTGTATAGTACGGACTCCTTTATGTACAAACAATAATTTATTCGTATATTTATTAAAAGTTTCTGTAACTACTCAGCAGAATTACATAAAAATTCAAAAACATGCCGCCAAAACACGTAAGTGCGCAAAAAGAATTTGAGTCATTATCCCAAAAAGGTTGGTTCTATTTTGTGTTTTCGTGTTTTAGTGGCAAAAAATCATAACCGCTGAGAAGTTACAAGTTTCTTTAAAAAATCAGATTATGGAAGTACCAATAAATTTCAAAAAATAAAGGATAAAAATGAGCAGCGAACAAAAATGTCCAAAATGCAATTCTGAACATGTATACCAAGATATGAATTTATGGGTTTGCCCTGAATGTTTTCATGAATGGGATCCTTCTGAACTGGCAAAAGCAGTTGAAGAAGAGACACAAACAACGACATTTCTCGATTCGAATGGAATTATTCTTAATAATGGAGATACTGTAACAGTAATCAAAGATTTAAAAGTAAAAGGCTCTCCATCGGGAATTAAAGTCGGAACAAAGGTAAAGAATATCCGTTTAGTTGAAAGCAATGATGGCCACAATATTTCTTGTAAAATCGATGGGATCGGAGCGATGTTTTTGAAATCAGAATTTGTTAAGAAAGCATAATATCTTCTTATATGCGATACGTTCTGAAATAAAAAAGGGAGTAACTACTCAGCAGAATTATATAAAAATTCAAAACCGTGCCACCAAATCCCGCCAAACAACTAGTCGGGCAGGCACGAAAACACGAAAGTGCGCAAAAAGAATTTGAACCTAATTAACTATAATTTGCAAATCTGTAAATGATTTTACGGCATATTTTCAATGCTATTTCAGCAATATTATTTTTTTAATCTCATAATATTCATTCGCACAAAATCTTAAAAAATAGATGCCACTTGGAAGATTTTCTGCATTAATTGATTGAGTGTATATACCTTTTGACTTATTCTCGGAAAGAATATATTGTACGTGTCTCCCGAGAATATCTATTAATTCGAGTTTTACGAATGCATCCGACTTAAGACTATACACGAAGGATGTCGTCGGATTGAATGGATTGGGATATGCATTTGAGATTGAATATTCAAGTTGAATATTTGAAGATTTGACAATCCCATTTTGCGTTCCTTGAATGATATATTTAAAAGCGTAATACATTGGTTTGCTAAAGCGATAATGCATTGAATTTCCAGCCCAGTTTAGAACACCAATCGAGAAATATGATACATTATCCGATAAAAATAGTGAACTACCACTTTGTCCTTCTATACCGTTGATATTGTAACCAATGCCATCTTTATTTATTACGTCCAAAATCCCATAATTGTAATACAATGTGTCCCCATTGAATATTCTTGTAGAATCGTCTCTATCAATGGTTCCTGGATAACTAAATTTATGCAACACTTTGTTTTTTAAGGAACTGTCTTGTTGATAGAATGATATTCCTATCCATCCAATTGACAATCCTATAGGTTCACGAACTTTGATAAGGGCTACATCTTGAGAAAGATAATAGTCATCTATGTTTATTTTAGGAATTATATAAGTAGAACTGAATGACTTGTTCAGTAATTGGTTCTCTTTACCATTATCAAACCCTGGGATGACCAATACACTATCTATAAATGATGAAATATTGGTTGAATCGAAAATGTTATAGAGACAATGACTAGCTGTTAAAACTAGATCTTTTGAAACCAATATCCCACTGCACGTAGGAAATGATTGACCATTTTTGTAAGCGATTATTTTTACTGCAGTTCGAATTGGATAATCTGAAACAGAGAAGAGTTTTTGCGCTGGAGTAAAATCGGTGAACCCTGCACCCGGAAAAACATTAGATGGTTTTATCAACGGTAAATGAGATAATCCAGACAGCGAACCTATGTTCCACTGTGTATTTTCAGATATTTTACTTTTATCATATATCTGAGGCGGTATAATTTTGATTGTGTGGGATCTTACATCAAAAGAAACCAATGTATCATTCTGAGAAAATGATATTTGATTAATTAAAACTAAGAAGAAAATAGAAAGTCCTAAGGTCAGTTTCATCTGTTGTCCGAACTATTCTGTTCATAGAAAATTGGATGATATTCTTATTTCAGGACTACATTTCAGCTACAAAAAATCGCCTTTCGGCGATAAATTGTGAAACCATTGTACACCCGGAGGGATTTGAACCCCCAACCCTCAGATTCGAAGTCTGATGCTCTATCCAGTTGAGCTACGGATGCATTATTTTTTGAATTTGAACCCAAAGCGAAACCCCCTTGGGGTTGAGCTACGGATGCAAAAGCGAATATTTTTCTTTATAGATTCCGCATTCGCTGTGCTCTGCGGTTCCGCTTTTTGAATCCCGTTCAGGTGGAATCCAGAAACGGGAGATTCTCAAAACTTCTGCCACTCGCTCCGCTCGTGGGAAGTTTTGGAAGTTGAACTACGGATGCAAATTTTTTCTAAAAATCTTAAAGCGAAATCCCTTTGGGATTGCTTGTCCGCCATGCTTCACCTTTTGGCGGGAACTACGGATGCGTTAAATTTGAAACGAATGTGAAACAATATACAAAATAATGAAAATCAGTGCAAGAAATAGAGATTGAATTCTGAAATAGTAGAGGAAATCGCTCCTTAGTTTTTAAATTTTTCCGCTGTACGGAGTCCCGTACTGCGGGACTCCGCCTAAAAACAGCTCGTAATAACTAAATGTTGAAAACAGCTTCTCGTATTATTAATCTTATGCCTTGTTACTATTTGACGTATAGCATTTTTTTCGATTCAACAAATGCTTTTGAAAGCAGTCTGTAAAAATAGACTCCAGACGAGACTGATCTGCCGTTTTGATCTGTTCCATCCCATTTCACGGTGTAGCGTCCCGGATCTTGTTCCTCGTAGACAAGAGTCTTTATTTTTTGACCAAGAAGATTGTATACCTGAATGATCATCTTTGTTTGATGCATACCATCAGGGATATCATACTGTATCGTTGTCGAACCGTTGAATGGATTCGGATAGTTTTGTGACAACCGAAATGTTGTCGGATACGTATTGACCGGTGCTGTTACTTTTTCGACATGTGATTCGATAGATGTATTCGAAATCAATGCAAAGATAACCTGCATAGAATCAATCATATCCTGCGAAGTGATCATCGGAAGTCTGAAGAGAGATCCACTCCCCGGTTGAATCTCATTATTCTGCAAATTGTATACAATGACTCGTACTTCTTTATTTTGAGTAGAGACATACACTTGCATCGGTTCGGCACGTTTCATAATGAGATTCGTTGATGTAATATTTTTTGTCGAATCTTTCAGCGTCAACCGAAGTTCCATACCGCGGACCGGAACGGTGTTGACCATATTTATTCTTAAACCATATTGGGTTGCTTCAAAAACAGTCGAGGCATTGTCAAAGACTTTCTTCTTTGATGCAACCACGGGAGAAATAAATTCACTATAGACATTCTCATCAACAAATATTGATGGTAACAGCGTATGTGTGAGTAACGATCTGGAAAGAAGCGTCTCGCGGATAAAAGCAATATCCGTCGTATCAATATTTCCATCATGATTATAATCTGCTTTTATCGAATCTGATGTTGATAAAGTAATCTTATTGTTGATAAAATCGACGAGCGATGTTATATCCGCAATATTTACTTCAATATCCTTATTGATATCGCCATAAACATAGTAGGCATTTGCCGAGAACATTTTTGAAGGAACATTGCCGACCGTCGCATTCACGGAATATGTTCCGGCACGTTCACCTAAACGCAAGAATGTTTTTGCGTTTCCGTTCGAATCCGACAATGTAAGTGAATCGCGAAGAGTTTGTTTCTTGGCAAATTCCGGTGCCGATGCCATTCGGAAAAATACTGTGTCGTTGGGAACAGGATTATTACCGCGGTCGCGAATTGTCACCACAAATGCGGTATCCAATTCTGTTTCTGTCGGATTCACCTGGTGATCTCCAAAGATCTGCATCATGGTAGCAGCAGTACCATTTGTTGCTTGTGCCGTAAATATTGTTTCAAGAAGTGCTTGTCCAACAATTTTATTGGATGTTTTCTTTCCCTTCTTTCCTTCAATGTCGGCTGCTTCATTCTGTGCCGGGGTCGCGGTGAATGCCCGCACTGAATATGTCCCAACTTTGCTGCCAAGTGTTAACTGAGATGATGCAAATCCGGAAGAGTCGGAAGGCTGAGAATCTCGGCTAAGAATGGCGCTCGTATCTCCAGCCGGCCTTCCGATGACAGCAAAACGAATATTCGTTAACGGAACCGCATTTTCACCAATATCCACAACACGAACGGTAAACGGAATATCCAAAGGAGTAAAGATCGGCTTCGTTTGATTTAGTCCAACATTCGGTACCATTGCAACCGCTGCGCCGTGCAATGCGATGGCGGTAAAGATCGTATCGGATATTCCGGCACTGCGTACTCTGATTCTGTACGTTCCGACTTTATTGCCAAGGATAAATGTTGCGCGAACCGTGCCATTTACATCGGACGTTGGATCACTTATTATTAATCGCTGTCCAGTGGCATTAACGGGAACCGCATCAATGCTAAACTGTACCGTCGAACCAGGAACTCCATTACCGCCGATATCAGAAAGATGGAGAACAATTTCATTCTGAAGCTGAGTAATTATCTGCGCTGATTGCCCGTTACCGGAAAGCTGTGTAAACGATACCGCTGCCCCGGGTCTTGCGGATGCAATAAATGAAACAATCAGATTATCATTCACTCGAGCGTTGACTTTGTACTCTCCGACTTTATTTCCGAGCGTTAATCGGGTTGTTGCAAGTCCGGAAGTATCTGTAGTATCGGCAGTATTGCTGATTGATTGTCCGATTGAATTTAGATTCGGAATTGAATCAATGGAAAACATCACCGTTGCCTGAGGAACATTGTTTCCATTAGCATCACGTACTTGAACAACAAATTCCGAAGTTAATGTTTGGCCGATTACCG
Proteins encoded in this window:
- a CDS encoding cytochrome b/b6 domain-containing protein; the protein is MTIRSFIFTLSVCLGLLLLSEAVYAQDKAECLACHTDHTLTMEKNGKSIPLFVDEKKFGTSIHKDLECVSCHEGFDPNNLPHKETITPVQCGTCHDTQQALFEQCRHGKLKAKGDPLAPSCSDCHGKHDILTVKDQRSPVSPMKVPYTCGKCHKEGTSVMRRGIISQDHIIENYTESIHGEGLLKKGLSVAATCASCHSPHLILPHTDPRSSINRKNIANTCQKCHSQIEAVHRKVINGKLWEKEANVLPACVDCHQPHKARKVFYDQGMANKDCLTCHEKKDVKSSKDGRSLFVDVSEYAASKHGPKIACSQCHSEVKSSHTRPCDAITKKVDCAQCHTEVGDQYKLSTHGKFFAKNDQNAPTCKECHGTHGVKGKADPSSPIFSINVPTLCARCHQEGKKAALRYKGEQHDIINHYAESIHGKGLAKSGLTVTAKCTDCHTSHRELPKSDTTSSVNAKNLPTTCGKCHHGIEEKFSKSIHSRLVSKSDKPLPVCNDCHTAHTINRTDAQGFKLGVMTTCGKCHDEITKTYFETYHGKVAQLGYTKTAKCYDCHGSHDILPIANPESHLSRQNVVQTCQKCHPGANRRFAGYLTHATHHDPDKYPILFWVFWAMTSLVVGTFAIFGVHTLLWLPRAWQMRKEHIKVEQEHANEPQYQRFSRLNRILHIVMVVSFISLALTGMTLKFSYTGWASIVSRFFGGFESAGYVHRVAATFLVGIFVTHIYDLFRRRKKEFGTWKNLLFGKDSLIPMKKDLFDAIDSVKWFIGKGPRPQYGRWTYWEKFDYFAVFWGVFVIGSTGATLWFPEFFTKFLPGWALNVATIIHSDEALLATGFIFTIHFFNTHLRPEKFPMDIVVFSGRMSVEELKRDKPAEYEEHVKNGTLEQHLVEPYQPIVIRAIKVFGWTALTLGFSIVIWIVYAMIFNYQ
- a CDS encoding cytochrome b/b6 domain-containing protein — translated: MFLRILPFLFLFNLTAISQTKEDCLACHSDNSLTMEKNGKTISLFVNDDHLKNSPHKKFNCTTCHTGFDPNNIPHKETIQPVQCATCHQKDVQKHKFHKTVLSPTSDPSKNCKQCHGKHDVVSPKVEGSKFNRANIVNACGTCHAGEKEKFLKSAHGDALAAKVPNAPNCVKCHSVLMPTNGARKDTVAVKVAQEKMCITCHGKKESTQDVASEFVHAYEQSVHAKALKAGNGKAANCVSCHSSHDMQKGSHADSKVNKHNIPATCSQCHADIVKTYKTSIHAKAFAKGNNASPVCTDCHGEHKLLSTKDPNSPVSKLHVSEEVCSPCHSSVKMSEKFGLPTGRAKTFNDSYHGLAVKSGSKEAANCASCHGFHDILPSSDSLSRVHKSNLAVTCGKCHPGAGQNFAVGAVHITTQSDSEDELIYFVSNLYVVLIVVTIGGMAIHNLLDFRRKSKRRLRHRRHGYDYEEDEIGHSLYVRMTLNERFQHGALALSFITLVLTGFMLRYPDAWWVVSIRSISESVFDIRGIIHRTSAVIIILASLYHIYYIFVVPRGKQLIRDLLPKISDVYDALNVAKYNLGITKEKPLLDRFSYIEKAEYWALIWGTMVMGFTGFILWFDVTFINIIGKSWWDVARVVHYYEAWLATLAIIVWHFYFIIFNPDIYPMNLAWWKGTISEEEMADEHPLELRRIKEQELSKEEKESKEKDAQ
- a CDS encoding sialate O-acetylesterase, which encodes MKLFFSIVICFALVSAQSDSTDYLQMPAIFSTNMVLQQKSSVPIWGRAVPKQNVDISTSWGAKGKAVVGADSAWKTFISTPKAGGPYTVNLRIGDSTIVYTNVLIGEVWICSGQSNMDMPVEGWPPTDTVSALREANYPMIRLFTVKRTIASTPQFNCTGTWQVCTPATAASFSAAGYFFGRNLFHELKVPIGLIQSTWGGTPVEAWTNELYISMHEDYKNFSEQVAKSKRDYEIFISWMESHKILDVEQRRITTNWKSLDLNDSIVTGKNYQDSSWARMDLPTLWEETQVGNFNGVIWFRKQIQIPNEWRNKELIMELGPIDDYDATYVNGINVGGVDTGSGWNVLRKYTLPAGIIQDSILSIAVRVIDLIAGGGLYGPGAEMNVHPAESEEKISLTGEWKYMPAAEFRDNKLYLFSLTTNELEHRPPLGLEVSFQMPTALYNGMIAPLIPYTIKGAIWYQGEGNTRKPEVYKALFSLMIKNWREDWKINFPFYFVQIAPFQYGDRTPSQFLREAQFQTLSVPGTGMVVTMDIGDSSDIHPKQKQEVGERLARWALAKDYKKKKQYSGPLYKSFKISKNTIIISFDHADGLRLILKNNKHYVQIAGEDSIFKPATVIVKKDKLIVTSAEVLHPIAVRYAWHNIVEGTLFNKYGLPASSFRTDQWSK
- a CDS encoding zinc ribbon domain-containing protein YjdM yields the protein MSSEQKCPKCNSEHVYQDMNLWVCPECFHEWDPSELAKAVEEETQTTTFLDSNGIILNNGDTVTVIKDLKVKGSPSGIKVGTKVKNIRLVESNDGHNISCKIDGIGAMFLKSEFVKKA